ccggcgacggcggcacgccgTCGAAGAACCAGACGTCattcgacgacgagaacgggaAGATGGACGGCGTCGAGACGGTGGCAGAGGACGGCAAGGTCACGGAGAAGAGCTCCGAACAAGTTCCCACcaatggcgacgacggcggcggcggcggcgaggcgcaaACCACCGACGACGACACGGCCACCGGCGCGTCATCGAACAACCAAACTATCAGCGACATGAACGACGACTCgaacacgacgacgacgacgacgacgacactcGCAGCCGTGGACAGCAGCAATGGCACAGTCTCCCAAACAACAGAGGACGACGCGCCGGcgaacagcgccgccgccgccgccgccgccaccgaaaAGATCaatccggcggcggagcaggagctcctcccgagcggccagGCTGAGCTGCTGAACGagacggcgtcggcggtggcgcagAACGGCTCGTTCCCGACGCAGGCGTCGGAGTCGAGCGCCGAGAAGAAGGCGCGCGACAGAAACAAGAACAAGAGCAACGGCagcgacacggcggcggcggcggcggtggcggtggcgcacgGGTGGAAGCTCTGCAACGTGAGCACCGGCGAGGACTACATCCCGTGCCTGGACAACGAGGCGGCGATCAAGAAGCTCAAGACGACCAAGCACTACGAGCACCGTGAGCGACACtgccccgccgcggcgccgacgTGCCTCGTCCCGCTCCCCGGCGGCTACCGGCGGCCGATCCCGTGGCCGTACAGCCGCGACAAGATCTGGTACCACAACGTGCCGCACACCAAGCTGGCGTCGTACAAGGGGCACCAGAACTGGGTGAAGGTCTCCGGCGAGCACCTGACGTTCCCCGGCGGCGGGACGCAGTTCATAAACGGCGCGGCGCACTACATCGACCTGATCGAGGAGGCGGTCCCGGCGGTGGCGTGGGGGCGGCGCAGCCGCGTCGTGCTCGACGTCGGCTGCGGCGTGGCCAGCTTCGGCGGCTTCCTGTTCGACCGCGACGCGCTCACCATGTCGCTGGCGCCCAAGGACGAGCACGAGGCGCAGGTGCAGTTCGCGCTGGAGCGCGGCatcccggccatctccgccGTCATGGGCACCAAgcgcctccccttccccggcggCGCCTACGACGCCGTCCACTGCGCGCGCTGCCGCGTGCCATGGCACATCTGGGGCGGCAAGCTCCTCCTCGAGGTcaaccgcctcctccgccccggCGGCCTCTTCGTCTGGTCCGCCACGCCGGTCTACCGGAAGACGCCGGAGGACGTCCAGATCTGGCACGGTGAGCTCCCCTCCCCCATTAATTCTTCTCATCTCATATGCCTCGCTCTTactcctcgccgcgccgcgctgcgccgcacGCAGACATGGCGGCGCTCACCAAGTCCATGTGCTGGAagatggtgaagaagacgaaCGACACCGTGGACGAGACGGCCATGGTGATCTTCAAGAAGCCGACGAGCAACGGCTGCTACAGCAACCGGGAGAAGCCGGAGCCGCCGCTctgcgacgccgacgacgaccccaACGCCGCGTGGAACATCACGCTGCGGGCGTGCATGCACCGCCTGCCCACCAACAAGTCCGTCcgcggcgcgcggtggccggAGCTGTGGCCGGAGCGGATGTCGGCGGCGCCCTACTGGCTGTCGCACAGCCAGGTCGGCGTCTACGGCAAGCCGGCGCCAGACGACTTCGCGGCGGACGAGGAGCACTGGAACCACGTCGTCAACAGCTCGtacctcgccggcgtcggcatCGACTGGAGCAACGTCAGGAACGTCATGGACATGCGAGCCGTGTATGGCGGGTACGACACCACTACACGATTGGAAACTATTTTGATGCCTCGAGtttgtttaaaaaaacattccaacgattataaaaaaaatcttaaagaaTTTTAATAACACTCATACAAcatatcacttcacaaaattTTAAATCCAAACTCAGCCGAAACATTGAGATATTAAAAAACTAAATTTAACATATGAATAGTATTGTACTGTTCACATCCGAATTTTTTATTTGTGGGTTGCATTTAACTTGATTTTTAAGTACTGATAGATGTTGTTATACTCTACATTATTAAATTTTTTAGAATGTTCTACAACTATTTACAttgaatttaaaagaaaaaagataaataaCGGGACATCCCCTCAACGGTTTAAAATCCACTCCCATCCAAACACCCTGCATCGCATCGCATCAATGACAttgtcatcttcttcctcgatCAGGTTCGCGGCGGCATTGAAGGACATGAATGTGTGGGTGATGAACGTGGTGCCAGTGGACTCGGCGGACACGCTGCCGATCATCTATGAGCGAGGGCTGTTTGGCATGTACCACGACTGGTGCGAGTCCTTCAGCACCTACCCTCGATCATACGACCTCCTCCACGCCGACCATCTCTTCTCCAAGCTCAAGAAAAGGTCACTACATACTACTCCTTACATTCCACATTATAattcgctttgacttttttggccaaaaaagtcaaagcgaatTATAatgtggaacggagggagtacattcttTCGTCATTTCCCCCATTCAGAGCTGAGCTAGCCATCCATGGTGTCTCTTCTCTATCACCTTGTGCAGGTGCAAGCTGTTGCCGGTGATGGTCGAGGTGGACCGGATCctgcggccggaggggaagctgATCGTGCGGGACGGCCGCgacacggcggcggaggtggagagcATCCTGAGGTCGTTGCACTGGGAGGTGAGGATGACGGTGTCCAAGCAGGGAGAGGTGATGCTCTGCGCCGAGAAGACGATGTGGCGGCCCA
This genomic window from Oryza sativa Japonica Group chromosome 12, ASM3414082v1 contains:
- the LOC9271134 gene encoding probable methyltransferase PMT26, which translates into the protein MPLFDRDRYQRLDGNGGGGGGGRRSSPSSCSTATIVLFVALCLVGAWMMSSTGNVPMAVSPEDKPPAVVKEDDASSIDVTDGVKGRGGGGDGGDTPRTTDEAADDVGKKVQDAGDTAKTTDDVGDTGVKGGGVDTQTATDAVAKTTTGGTGAGESGKPAGDKVGDGETTTTSKNQTFSDENGKTEGGEVVSPEDPDKQSADDAPTDGKDTGDQASGDADEAPSTDTKGKKNSTAEEPRDTKDAGENADEASTETKADKSSDDTPTDAKATGDGGTPSKNQTSFDDENGKMDGVETVAEDGKVTEKSSEQVPTNGDDGGGGGEAQTTDDDTATGASSNNQTISDMNDDSNTTTTTTTTLAAVDSSNGTVSQTTEDDAPANSAAAAAAATEKINPAAEQELLPSGQAELLNETASAVAQNGSFPTQASESSAEKKARDRNKNKSNGSDTAAAAAVAVAHGWKLCNVSTGEDYIPCLDNEAAIKKLKTTKHYEHRERHCPAAAPTCLVPLPGGYRRPIPWPYSRDKIWYHNVPHTKLASYKGHQNWVKVSGEHLTFPGGGTQFINGAAHYIDLIEEAVPAVAWGRRSRVVLDVGCGVASFGGFLFDRDALTMSLAPKDEHEAQVQFALERGIPAISAVMGTKRLPFPGGAYDAVHCARCRVPWHIWGGKLLLEVNRLLRPGGLFVWSATPVYRKTPEDVQIWHDMAALTKSMCWKMVKKTNDTVDETAMVIFKKPTSNGCYSNREKPEPPLCDADDDPNAAWNITLRACMHRLPTNKSVRGARWPELWPERMSAAPYWLSHSQVGVYGKPAPDDFAADEEHWNHVVNSSYLAGVGIDWSNVRNVMDMRAVYGGFAAALKDMNVWVMNVVPVDSADTLPIIYERGLFGMYHDWCESFSTYPRSYDLLHADHLFSKLKKRCKLLPVMVEVDRILRPEGKLIVRDGRDTAAEVESILRSLHWEVRMTVSKQGEVMLCAEKTMWRPKEVEKAATTAS